From a single Populus trichocarpa isolate Nisqually-1 chromosome 17, P.trichocarpa_v4.1, whole genome shotgun sequence genomic region:
- the LOC7472543 gene encoding transcription initiation factor TFIID subunit 1 isoform X2: MGGGGYDSGSASDDDDDEEYEEVGGNRFLGFMFGNVDNSGDLDADYLDEDAKEHLAALADKLGSSLTEIDLSVKSHQTSTDAAEQDYDAKAEDAVDYEDFDEQYEGPEIQGVSEEDYLLSKKNYILSESTLQPPTSDNEDYDEDVEEELEKEPVVSDKILEFQTASLTGQQDVGVVSGVGVEKSSQDDVELGSMDSESSDAKSEDIHEEEADHVKGPLDGKGPSPLPILFIEDGMEILKFSEIFSIHEPLKKGQKRDHRYSIFKEKYTSMDASDIVEEDEEVFLKDSGQLFPSHLLVNQHDISILSEDAAELARFGTVHGAIKTSVQIEEQRKNSYLSAEPMNEEVEWKSPVHSKFYPLDQQDWEERILWDNSPAISDNSVESFDLSGPDTGSSFIRESEQVTSPQNLCSELPVELNENTSNFLRNRSSVLLESFGSEDSSEPGNLPFSESRCHPQLLRLESQMEVDSSSHVDDRRENNSAELHESDAVRRFSKLTLQNRDLMEGSWLDNIIWEPNETNIKPKLILDLQDKQMLFEILDHRDSKHLQLHAGAMIITRTLKQRVSHELLGHGNRSGWQFNIANDKFYMNRKISQQLQSNSNKRTAYGIKIHHSAPAIKLQTMKLKLSNKDLANFHRPKALWYPHDHEVAVKERGKLPTVGPMKIILKSLGGKGSKVHVDAEETVSSVKAKASKKLDFKPSETVKIFYLRKELEDHMSLAAQNVQPNSLLHLVRTKIHLWPRAQKIPGENKSLRPPGAFKKKSDLSVKDGHIFLMEYCEERPLLLSNVGMGANLRTYYQKSSPGDQTGISLRNEKRSLGNVVILEQTDKSPFLGDIKAGCSQSSLETNMYKAPIFPHKVPPTDYLLVRSAKGKLCLRRIDRVAVIGQQEPLMEVLAPASKNLQAYIINRLLLYLYRELRAAEKRGTPPWIRADELSALFPSIPETILRKKLKECAVLRKDANGHLFWAKKRDFIIPSEEELKKMVLPENVCAYESMQAGLYRLKHLGITKLTLPASVSTAMSQLPDEAIALAAASHIERELQITPWSLSSNFVACTNQDRANIERLEITGVGDPSGRGLGFSYVRAAPKAPMSNAMMKKKAGAGRGGSTVTGTDADLRRLSMEAAREVLLKFNVPDEQIAKQTRWHRIAMIRKLSSEQASCGVKVDPTTISKYARGQRMSFLQLQQQTREKCQEIWDRQVQSLSALDGDEIESDSEANSDLDSFAGDLENLLDAEEFEGDESNYESKHDKGDCVKGIKMRRRPSQAQAEEEFEDEAAEAAELCRLLMDDDEAGQKKKKKIKTGGLNAVLAPKKPSFVDNVHRGKKMNKTQPSGSYTPKENSIRDSKEVETLFMKGKASEKVNTVKKNVGISNTPPLKAKVIMADGLNHIFKEKKSAREKFVCGACGQLGHMKTNKNCPKYGKEPETPVETTDLEKASRKSTSQDLLNVSQHKLQKKRMVSKSATKVEVSEGEKSSLAKSLPVKFKCGSTEKFSDKPADGAADHSDQPTTSDVRPVSSDIDTGSRSTAKVNKIKIFNKAKPENIQVESHKPSIVIRPPMDIERSQIESHKPSIVIRPPTYRDRNHVDPHKPSIVIRPPAEKDREKTQKKIVIKQSKEIIDPDRVSQDGRTGREHRKTKKIAELSSFEKHGKTMHFSRESAKRKAEDRSWWEEEEKRRTAERLREERARRIYAEEMRSLEEQEKLADIKRYTETIRWDWDEEERQKAKKKKKKMKMKKPEISDDYLDDYRGARNGRRMPERDRGAKRRPVVDVGTYGADYTPATKRRRVGEVGLANILEGIVDALKDRVEVSYLFLKPVPKKEAPDYLDIIKRPMDLSTIRDKARKMEYKDRNEFRHDMWQIAYNAHVYNDGRNPGIPPLADQLLELCDYLLMEKQESLSEAEAGI, encoded by the exons ATGGGTGGAGGTGGCTATGACTCCGGAAGTGCTTCTGACGATG ATGATGACGAGGAATATGAGGAAGTTGGTGGTAACCGATTTTTGGGTTTTATGTTTGGGAATGTTGATAATTCTGGTGATCTTGATGCTGATTACCTTGATGAG GATGCAAAGGAGCATCTTGCCGCATTAGCTGACAAGTTGGGTTCGTCACTAACAGAAATTGAT TTGTCAGTGAAGTCACACCAAACATCCACTGACGCTGCAGAACAAG ATTATGATGCAAAGGCTGAAGATGCAGTTGATTACGAAGACTTTGATGAACAATACGAGGGGCCTGAGATTCAAGGTGTTAGTGAGGAGGACTACTTGTTgtcaaaaaagaattatattttgtctGAATCCACATTGCAGCCTCCTACATCCGACAATGAAGATTATGATGAGGATGTGGAAGAGGAACTTGAAAAGGAACCTGTGGTTTCGgataaaattcttgaatttcAAACTGCCTCTCTAACAG GTCAGCAAGATGTTGGAGTAGTTTCAGGAGTAGGAGTAGAGAAGTCTTCTCAGGATGATGTAGAACTTGGTTCCATGGATTCTGAAAGTTCTGATGCTAAATCGGAAGATATTCATGAG GAGGAAGCTGATCATGTCAAGGGGCCTCTAGATGGTAAAGGTCCCAGTCCACTTCCTATTTTGTTTATAGAAGATGGGATGGAGATCTTAAAGTTTTCTGAAATATTTTCTATCCATGAACCTTTGAAGAAAGGACAAAAAAGAGATCACAGATATTCCATTTTCAAAG AGAAGTATACATCTATGGATGCTTCTGATATCGTTGAAGAGGATGAAGAGGTGTTTTTAAAGGACTCTGGTCAACTGTTTCCATCACATTTGCTTGTAAATCAACATGACATCTCAATCTTGAGCGAAGATGCTGCAGAATTAGCAAGATTTGGAACTGTTCATGGAGCTATTAAAACGTCTGTTCAAATTGAGGAACAAAGAAAGAACTCTTATCTTAGTGCTGAACCAATGAACGAGGAAGTGGAATGGAAGTCTCCAGTGCATTCAAAATTCTACCCCCTTGATCAGCAAGACTGGGAAGAGAGAATTCTTTGGGACAATTCCCCAGCTATCAGTGACAACTCTGTAGAGAGTTTTGATCTCTCGGGACCTGACACTGGATCTTCATTTATTAGGGAAAGTGAACAAGTGACTAGTCCACAAAATCTTTGTTCGGAGCTCCCAGTGGAGTTAAATGAGAACACCAGTAACTTTCTTCGGAACAGGTCTTCTGTTCTCTTGGAGTCCTTTGGCTCAGAAGACTCTTCAGAACCTGGAAATCTTCCATTCTCAGAAAGCAGATGCCATCCACAACTTCTGAGATTGGAATCTCAGATGGAAGTGGATAGCTCTAGTCATGTTGATGATAGAAGAGAGAATAATAGTGCGGAGCTTCATGAAAGTGATGCTGTAAGGCGTTTCAGCAAGCTCACATTGCAAAATAGAGATTTGATGGAAGGATCTTGGTTAGATAATATAATATGGGAACCAAATGAAACTAACATAAAGCCTAAGCTGATTCTTGATCTTCAAGATAAGCAGATGCTCTTTGAAATTTTGGATCACAGGGATAGTAAGCATCTTCAACTTCACGCAGGGGCAATGATCATAACTCGAACCCTAAAGCAAAGGGTTTCTCATGAGCTACTAGGCCATGGAAATCGATCTGGTTGGCAATTCAACATTGCTAATGACAAGTTCTACATGAACAGGAAAATTTCTCAGcaattgcaatcaaattctaaTAAACGAACTGCATATGGCATTAAAATACATCACTCTGCGCCTGCTATAAAGCTTCAGACAATGAAATTGAAGTTGAGCAA TAAAGATTTAGCTAATTTTCATCGACCAAAAGCTTTATGGTATCCCCATGACCATGAGGTGGCTGTCAAAGAACGAGGGAAGCTACCTACAGTAGGACCaatgaaaattatattaaagaGCTTAGGGGGCAAAGGAAGTAAGGTACATGTGGATGCTGAGGAAACTGTCTCTTCTGTCAAAGCAAAAGCTTCAAAAAAGCTAG atTTCAAGCCATCAGAAACTGtgaagatattttatttgaggAAGGAGCTTGAAGACCACATGTCTCTTGCTGCTCAAAATGTTCAGCCAAACTCCTTGCTTCATCTAGTTCGTACAAAAATTCATTTGTGGCCAAGGGCACAAAAGATTCCAGGTGAAAACAAGTCTCTGCGCCCTCCAGGGGCATTTAAGAAGAAATCTGACCTTTCTGTAAAAGATGGTCACATTTTCCTAATGGA GTATTGTGAGGAAAGACCTTTGTTGTTAAGCAATGTTGGTATGGGTGCTAATCTCCGTACTTACTATCAGAAGTCAAGCCCAGGTGATCAAACTGGCATCTCATTGCGCAATGAAAAAAGAAGCTTGGGTAATGTTGTGATACTGGAGCAGACTGATAAATCCCCTTTCCTTGGAGACATAAAAGCTGGCTGCAGTCAGTCATCTCTTGAAACAAACATGTATAAAGCACCCATATTTCCCCACAAGGTGCCACCTACTGACTATTTGTTGGTTCGTTCTGCAAAAGGAAAGCTTTGTTTAAGACGCATTGACAGGGTTGCTGTCATTGGACAACAG GAGCCCCTGATGGAGGTTTTAGCTCCTGCTTCGAAGAATCTTCAGGCATATATCATAAATAGGTTATTGCTGTATCTTTATCGTGAGCTCCGAGCTGCTGAAAAGCGTGGCACACCTCCTTGGATACGTGCAGATGAGCTATCTGCTCTTTTTCCAAGCATTCCAGAGACCATCTTACGAAAGAAGCTCAAGGAGTGTGCTGTTTTACGG AAGGATGCAAATGGACACTTGTTTTGGGCCAAGAAGCGTGATTTCATCATTCCATCTGAAGAGGAATTGAAAAAGATGGTCTTACCAGAGAAT GTCTGTGCTTATGAAAGCATGCAAGCTGGTCTGTATCGTCTTAAACATTTGGGGATTACGAAGCTAACGCTTCCTGCTAGTGTTTCGACTGCAATGAGTCAGCTCCCTGACGAAGCGATAGCTCTGGCTGCTGCATCGCATATTGAGAGGGAACTGCAGATAACTCCATGGAGCCTGAGCAGTAATTTTGTTGCTTGTACAAACCAG GATAGGGCAAACATTGAGCGTCTTGAAATTACTGGTGTTGGTGATCCTTCTGGCCGGGGCTTAGGATTTAGCTATGTTCGTGCTGCTCCAAAGGCACCAATGTCAAATGCAATGATGAAGAAAAAGGCAGGTGCTGGTCGAGGAGGTTCCACTGTTACGGGGACAGATGCAGACTTACGTAGATTGAGCATGGAGGCTGCAAGAGAG GTGCTTCTGAAGTTCAATGTACCTGACGAGCAGATTGCAAAACAGACAAGGTGGCATCGTATTGCCATGATACGCAAGCTATCAAGTGAACAAGCTTCATGTGGGGTCAAGGTTGATCCAACAACTATCAGCAAGTATGCACGTGGCCAACGAATGTCCTTTCTTCAGCTGCAACAACAGACAAGAGAAAAGTGCCAAGAAATTTGGGATCGCCAAGTTCAATCTCTTTCAGCATTGGAtggtgatgaaattgaaagtgatTCTGAAGCAAATAGTGATCTGGATTCCTTTGCCGGAGACCTAGAAAACTTGCTTGATGCAGAGGAATTTGAAGGGGACGAAAGTAATTATGAGTCTAAGCATGACAAAGGAGATTGTGTAAAGGGGATAAAAATGAGAAGACGCCCATCACAAGCTCAGGCAGAAGAAGAATTTGAAGATGAAGCTGCTGAGGCTGCTGAACTATGCAGATTGCTTATGGATG ATGATGAGGCTgggcagaaaaagaaaaagaaaataaaaactggTGGTCTTAATGCAGTATTGGCACCTAAAAAACCAAGTTTTGTTGACAATGTTCACCGGGGtaagaaaatgaacaaaaccCAACCCAGTGGATCATATACGCCTAAAGAGAACAGCATCAGAGACTCAAAGGAG GTAGAAACACTGTTTATGAAAGGGAAAGCATCTGAGAAGGTGAATACAGTGAAAAAGAACGTCGGCATCTCTAACACGCCTCCATTGAAAGCAAAAGTAATAATGGCAGATGGACTTAATCAC attttcaaggaaaagaaatcaGCAAGAGAGAAATTCGTATGTGGAGCATGTGGACAG ctaGGACACATGAAGACCAATAAAAACTGCCCTAAGTATGGAAAGGAGCCTGAAACACCGGTAGAAACTACAGATTTGGAAAAGGCTTCCCGAAAATCCACTTCTCAGGATCTCTTGAATGTGTCCCAGCATAAGTTGCAGAAGAAAAGGATGGTCTCCAAAAGTGCAACCAAAGTTGAAGTTTCCGAGGGTGAGAAATCTAGTTTAGCAAAATCTCTTCCAGTGAAGTTCAAGTGTGGTTCCACGGAGAAATTCTCTGATAAACCTGCTGATGGAGCTGCAGATCATTCCGATCAACCTACAACTTCCGATGTCCGACCAGTCAGTTCTGATATTGATACTGGGAGTAGGTCTACTGCTAAggttaataaaatcaaaatttttaacaaGGCGAAACCTGAAAACATACAGGTTGAATCACATAAGCCCTCTATTGTGATACGACCTCCAATGGATATAGAGAGAAGCCAAATTGAATCACATAAGCCCTCTATTGTTATACGACCGCCAACATACAGAGACAGAAATCATGTTGATCCTCATAAACCCTCCATTGTGATACGTCCACCAGCTGAGAAAGATAGAGAAAAGactcaaaagaaaattgttatCAAACAGTCCAAAGAGATTATTGATCCGGACAGGGTCAGTCAGGATGGAAGAACTGGTCGTGAGCATCGGAAGACTAAAAAAATTGCTGAACTATCCAGTTTTGAGAAGCATGGTAAAACCATGCATTTTTCCAGAGAGTCAGCTAAGAGAAAAGCCGAGGACAGAAGCTGGTGGGAAGaggaggagaagaggagaacTGCTGAGAgactgagagaagagagagcAAGGAGGATTTATGCAGAAGAAATGAGGTCACTTGAAGAACAGGAAAAATTAGCTGACATTAAAAGATACACTGAAACCATCAGATGGGATTGGGATGAAGAAGAACGCCAAAAagctaagaagaagaagaagaagatgaagatgaaaaagCCCGAAATCAGTGATGATTACTTGGATGACTACAGGGGAGCTAGAAATGGCAGAAGGATGCCAGAAAGAGATCGGGGTGCAAAAAGGCGACCTGTTGTTGATGTGGGGACATATGGTGCTGATTATACCCCAGCAACAAAGCGTCGTAGAGTTGGAGAG GTTGGCTTGGCAAACATCTTGGAAGGTATTGTGGATGCCCTTAAAGATAGGGTAGAAGTGTCCTATCTTTTCTTGAAACCTGTCCCCAAGAAGGAGGCTCCTGATTACTTGGACATCATAAAACGCCCCATGGATCTTTCAACTATTAGGGACAAGGCGAGGAAGATGGAATACAAGGATCGAAATGAGTTCAGACACGATATGTGGCAGATTGCCTACAATGCCCATGTATACAACGACGGGCGGAACCCTGGTATTCCTCCTCTTGCAGACCAGCTTTTGGAACTTTGTGATTACCTGTTGATGGAGAAACAGGAGAGCTTATCTGAAGCTGAAGCTGGTATTTGA